One window of Rhodothermus sp. genomic DNA carries:
- a CDS encoding efflux RND transporter periplasmic adaptor subunit: MALSKATRRLLIILVIMIGLLVVIGVGGRVLGLFRQETGIAVEVAKAERRTITQVVTASGRVQPEIEVTISPDVSGEIVELPVREGDRVERGQLLARIRPDFYEAQVQQAAAGVAQARATLKQREADLLRAEAEFKRQRALFEKQAISASDFEAARTQYEVAKAALEAARYAVESAEARLREAREQLAKTVIYAPMGGIVSKLNVELGERVVGTSQMAGTEMMRIARLDQMELEVEVNENDVVNVSVGDTATIHIDAYPAYTFRGVVTEIANSARIINQGTQEQVTNFPVKVRILGTVALPGTEPSAVAQAEEVPVGAEVLPPLRPGMSGTVDIYTKTVFDAVAVPIQAVTVRDFNRVRPADGMAPADTVNNPLALKEDLRKVVFLVENGRAKMVEVETGISDDTYIEIISGLQGGETVIIGPYRAVSQTLRPGMAVRIQQPGPGRRLMATVQ; this comes from the coding sequence ATGGCGCTTTCGAAAGCAACACGGCGTCTCCTGATTATACTGGTTATCATGATTGGCTTGCTGGTTGTAATTGGTGTGGGAGGGCGTGTGCTCGGACTGTTTCGTCAGGAGACCGGGATTGCGGTCGAGGTTGCGAAGGCTGAGCGGCGGACGATAACTCAGGTGGTGACTGCTTCAGGGCGGGTGCAGCCCGAGATCGAGGTGACCATCAGCCCGGATGTTTCGGGGGAGATCGTTGAGCTTCCGGTGCGGGAGGGAGACCGCGTGGAGCGCGGTCAGCTTCTGGCACGCATTCGGCCGGATTTCTATGAAGCGCAGGTGCAACAGGCTGCCGCGGGTGTGGCGCAGGCGCGGGCTACGCTCAAACAGCGCGAGGCAGATCTGTTGCGTGCCGAAGCTGAGTTTAAACGACAGCGCGCCCTGTTTGAAAAACAGGCCATTTCCGCCAGCGACTTTGAAGCAGCCCGCACGCAGTATGAAGTAGCCAAAGCCGCGCTGGAGGCGGCGCGCTATGCCGTCGAAAGTGCAGAAGCGCGGCTCCGTGAAGCCCGCGAGCAACTGGCCAAGACCGTGATCTATGCCCCCATGGGTGGCATTGTGAGCAAGCTGAACGTGGAGCTGGGCGAACGTGTGGTCGGTACCAGTCAGATGGCGGGTACCGAGATGATGCGCATTGCCCGGCTGGATCAGATGGAACTGGAAGTAGAGGTGAACGAGAACGACGTCGTGAATGTCTCGGTCGGAGACACAGCAACGATCCACATCGACGCATATCCAGCGTACACGTTTCGCGGCGTCGTAACGGAGATTGCTAACTCGGCACGTATCATCAATCAAGGGACTCAGGAGCAGGTTACCAACTTTCCTGTGAAGGTGCGTATTCTGGGTACGGTAGCCCTGCCGGGGACGGAGCCTTCGGCAGTAGCACAGGCTGAGGAAGTACCGGTCGGTGCGGAGGTGCTTCCTCCCTTGCGTCCCGGGATGAGCGGCACTGTGGATATCTACACGAAAACGGTTTTTGACGCAGTGGCCGTGCCTATTCAGGCGGTTACTGTGCGTGACTTTAACCGCGTGCGTCCTGCAGACGGGATGGCGCCCGCTGATACCGTCAACAATCCGCTGGCGCTCAAGGAAGATCTACGCAAGGTGGTCTTTCTTGTGGAAAACGGCCGGGCAAAGATGGTGGAAGTAGAGACCGGAATTTCCGACGACACCTATATCGAAATCATCTCAGGATTGCAGGGAGGAGAGACTGTGATCATTGGACCTTATCGGGCGGTGAGTCAGACGTTACGACCGGGTATGGCAGTGCGTATTCAGCAGCCAGGTCCTGGCCGTCGCCTCATGGCAACAGTGCAATAG
- a CDS encoding ABC transporter ATP-binding protein — protein sequence MRAMTDSRRPLIQLRDVTKIYKMGIQQVRALDGVSLDVYPNEYVAIMGPSGSGKSTLMNIIGCLDTPTSGTYFLNGRDVSRLSDDELARIRNKEVGFVFQTFNLLPRVNCLQNVELPLIYAGVRKSQRRALAEAALRSVGLGDRMHHKPNELSGGQRQRVAIARALVNSPSIILADEPTGNLDSKTGEEIMRLFERLYRQGHTLLVVTHERDVAYHARRIIHLRDGRVERDEPVTQPLLADLDLSTTV from the coding sequence ATGAGAGCTATGACCGACAGCCGGCGTCCACTTATCCAGTTGCGCGACGTGACCAAGATCTACAAAATGGGCATCCAGCAGGTACGGGCGCTCGACGGGGTTTCGCTCGACGTATATCCGAACGAATACGTGGCCATCATGGGCCCATCGGGTTCGGGTAAGTCTACTCTGATGAATATCATAGGATGTCTGGACACACCTACCAGTGGTACCTATTTCTTAAACGGCCGCGATGTAAGCCGACTTTCCGACGACGAGCTGGCCCGTATTCGCAACAAGGAGGTGGGCTTTGTGTTTCAGACGTTCAATTTGCTGCCTCGTGTCAATTGTTTGCAGAATGTAGAGTTACCCCTGATCTACGCCGGTGTGCGCAAAAGTCAGCGGCGGGCACTGGCCGAGGCGGCGTTGCGGAGCGTAGGGTTAGGCGATCGGATGCATCACAAGCCCAACGAGCTTTCCGGTGGTCAGCGTCAGCGCGTGGCCATTGCTCGGGCACTGGTCAACAGCCCGTCAATCATTCTGGCAGACGAGCCCACCGGCAACCTGGACTCAAAAACAGGCGAGGAGATTATGCGCCTGTTTGAACGGCTGTACCGTCAGGGACATACGCTGCTGGTCGTCACTCACGAGCGCGACGTTGCCTACCATGCCCGCCGGATTATTCACTTACGAGATGGTCGGGTTGAACGCGACGAACCGGTAACCCAGCCACTCCTGGCGGATCTGGACCTGAGCACAACGGTCTGA
- a CDS encoding alanine racemase — translation MYTVDTLPTPVALIDRQRLLRNLREMQRRAAREGVALRPHTKTHKSPELARLQQETGAAGITVATVDEAEAFVAAGFTDVRVAYPTVGADRYERLLRLMTQARLSFCLDTPEAIREAADFFAARGHQAEVLLEIDTGFGRTGVRWNDTQRLVTCARMIQERPGLRLIGLLTHAGQAYHGPGPDEAPADALRRIATEERDRLLTAAVALHQAGLVQPDRFELSVGSTPTAHYFINHTVQGFRITEIRPGNYVFHDAMQVALGSCSLDACALTVLARVVSRKPDGRGGWWVFLDAGKKALATDQGYGTQGYGLPLYRPANRTPLPHAIIERLSEEHGWMHIRGGPTLQIGDRVQIVPNHACLIAPLLRRFYVLEGDEVVAEWSVTAPATSAWSASNTC, via the coding sequence ATGTACACGGTAGATACCCTGCCTACACCCGTCGCGCTGATCGATCGGCAGCGTCTGCTACGCAACCTTCGGGAGATGCAGCGACGTGCCGCGCGGGAAGGGGTCGCCCTGCGTCCACATACCAAAACGCACAAATCGCCAGAACTGGCCCGGTTGCAGCAAGAAACAGGAGCGGCAGGCATTACGGTGGCCACCGTTGACGAAGCAGAAGCCTTTGTGGCGGCTGGTTTTACCGACGTGCGCGTGGCTTACCCTACCGTCGGTGCCGATCGCTATGAAAGGCTGCTCAGGCTCATGACGCAGGCGCGGCTATCTTTCTGTCTCGACACACCCGAGGCGATTCGCGAAGCTGCCGACTTCTTTGCCGCGCGTGGCCACCAGGCCGAAGTGTTGCTGGAGATCGATACGGGTTTTGGCCGCACAGGTGTGCGCTGGAACGACACACAACGACTGGTGACATGCGCCCGGATGATTCAGGAACGTCCAGGCCTGCGACTGATCGGCCTGCTCACCCATGCCGGACAGGCCTACCATGGTCCGGGCCCCGACGAGGCGCCAGCTGACGCGCTGCGGCGCATCGCCACCGAAGAACGCGATCGGCTCCTGACAGCAGCTGTTGCCTTACATCAGGCCGGGCTGGTTCAGCCCGATCGGTTTGAACTCAGCGTCGGTTCCACCCCCACAGCCCACTACTTCATAAACCACACGGTACAGGGCTTTCGCATTACCGAAATCCGTCCCGGCAACTATGTCTTTCACGACGCCATGCAGGTGGCGCTGGGTAGCTGCTCGCTCGATGCCTGCGCACTGACGGTGCTGGCCCGTGTGGTGAGCCGAAAGCCGGACGGCCGGGGTGGTTGGTGGGTCTTCCTGGATGCCGGCAAAAAGGCGCTGGCCACAGATCAGGGATATGGAACACAGGGTTATGGCCTGCCGCTTTACCGTCCGGCCAACCGTACACCGCTACCCCACGCCATTATTGAGCGTCTTTCGGAAGAGCATGGCTGGATGCATATACGTGGTGGCCCTACACTTCAAATAGGCGACCGTGTACAGATCGTGCCCAATCACGCCTGTCTGATTGCCCCCCTGCTGCGTCGCTTTTATGTGCTCGAAGGGGATGAAGTGGTAGCTGAATGGTCCGTTACGGCTCCTGCAACCTCCGCCTGGAGCGCTTCGAATACCTGCTGA
- a CDS encoding methyl-accepting chemotaxis protein has translation MTVVAKEVETMEALHPHVAEAFLALQQVITRAAIGAARTAQRLERIGTQFSEARAGVEGAVRAVQQIRQRVESVAEAARSTAEVAHQVAWLTEEGRQQSSASRRAVGTLEQQITAVMERLERLVVQVQSITQISDVIDRIARKTKLLAFNAAIEAARVGREGQSFSVLADEIKTLSEDTAQQTRQIRSRINDLIRELHPVEEAISQSQTLLHATVEQSDRLEMALQRIHELADQAAAHMDQVVSTVDVQLQDAETVGATLQQALAAVGHVDEDARYIAREAFTLSELVEDAYSYLGRFEGHSLFHRALQLARELAERSRRIFEQVIDEGRCTLEDVLALEYTEIKGREAIASLARLFDVSRVPERGFDPPKYSTRYDHLVDEALQQVMDEVLEREPRLTFALIIDLNSYAPIHNRRFCQDWTGDPEKDLVGNRIKRFFFDRGVLVRGARVGLPQAAITLPNMARREDFLRVCDLRERPEEREVFLVQTYARDTGQVLSVLTVPLYVKGYRYGAVLLGWDPEQVG, from the coding sequence ATGACCGTCGTAGCAAAAGAAGTAGAAACCATGGAGGCGCTGCACCCGCATGTAGCCGAGGCCTTTCTGGCTTTACAGCAGGTAATCACGCGGGCAGCGATTGGCGCGGCCCGGACGGCCCAGCGGCTGGAGCGCATCGGGACGCAATTTTCGGAGGCACGGGCCGGTGTAGAAGGGGCAGTGCGCGCGGTGCAGCAGATCCGACAACGCGTAGAATCCGTAGCCGAAGCGGCCCGTTCGACAGCCGAAGTTGCTCATCAGGTAGCCTGGCTTACCGAAGAAGGACGCCAGCAGAGTAGCGCATCGCGCAGGGCCGTCGGCACACTGGAGCAGCAGATTACGGCCGTCATGGAGCGGCTGGAGCGGCTGGTGGTCCAGGTGCAGAGCATCACGCAGATCAGCGATGTGATCGACCGAATCGCCCGGAAAACAAAATTGCTGGCTTTCAATGCAGCGATTGAGGCTGCGCGGGTCGGACGTGAAGGGCAGAGTTTTTCAGTGCTGGCTGATGAAATCAAAACGCTTTCGGAAGATACGGCGCAGCAGACGCGTCAGATCCGATCCCGGATCAACGATCTGATCAGAGAGCTCCACCCGGTGGAGGAAGCCATCTCCCAGAGCCAGACGCTGTTGCATGCCACCGTGGAGCAGTCCGATCGACTGGAGATGGCCCTGCAGCGCATCCACGAGCTGGCTGATCAGGCGGCGGCGCATATGGACCAGGTGGTTTCAACTGTAGATGTGCAGCTACAGGATGCCGAGACGGTCGGGGCAACCCTGCAACAGGCGCTGGCAGCGGTGGGACACGTCGATGAAGATGCCCGGTATATCGCCCGCGAGGCCTTTACGCTTTCGGAGCTGGTCGAGGATGCCTACAGTTATCTGGGCCGTTTCGAGGGACATTCTCTTTTCCATCGCGCGCTGCAACTGGCTCGTGAGCTGGCCGAGCGCAGCCGCCGCATCTTTGAACAGGTGATCGACGAAGGACGGTGTACGCTGGAGGATGTGCTGGCGCTCGAATATACGGAAATTAAAGGGCGCGAGGCCATCGCTTCGCTGGCCCGACTTTTCGACGTAAGCCGCGTACCGGAAAGGGGCTTTGATCCGCCCAAGTACAGCACACGCTACGATCACCTGGTGGACGAAGCGCTGCAGCAGGTGATGGACGAGGTGCTTGAACGAGAGCCTCGCCTGACTTTTGCCCTGATCATTGATCTGAACTCCTACGCCCCCATCCACAACCGTCGCTTCTGTCAAGACTGGACAGGTGATCCCGAAAAAGATCTGGTCGGCAACCGTATCAAACGATTCTTTTTCGACAGAGGCGTGCTGGTACGTGGTGCTCGCGTCGGGCTTCCACAGGCGGCCATAACGTTACCCAACATGGCACGACGCGAAGATTTTCTACGCGTGTGCGACCTTCGGGAGCGACCAGAAGAGCGGGAGGTTTTCCTGGTACAGACCTATGCCCGCGATACAGGACAGGTGCTCAGCGTGTTGACCGTACCCCTTTATGTGAAAGGATACCGCTATGGAGCAGTCCTGCTGGGCTGGGATCCAGAACAGGTCGGCTGA
- a CDS encoding RluA family pseudouridine synthase: MELPVLYEDADLLAVCKPEGLAAIPERDPARPSARRLLEAVRGERLWVVHRLDKEASGVLLFARHAAAHRYLNRLFEQRQVRKVYRAVVHGRIEPAQGQIQAPIRMYGSGRMGVDPERGKPSETRYRVLTYLGEAYTLLEVLPLTGRRHQIRVHCYHIGHPIVGDLRYGDRSMQQRYPRLMLHAYSIRFRHPKGQELEIVAPVPERFQQVFEALQAEVAGAVTDHSATTSSPSST; this comes from the coding sequence ATGGAGCTCCCCGTTCTTTACGAAGATGCAGATCTGCTGGCCGTATGCAAGCCCGAAGGACTGGCGGCCATTCCCGAACGGGATCCCGCGCGCCCTTCGGCACGTCGCCTGCTCGAGGCAGTGCGTGGCGAACGTCTGTGGGTGGTGCATCGGTTGGATAAAGAGGCTTCAGGCGTGCTGTTGTTTGCGCGCCATGCTGCGGCCCATCGCTATCTGAACAGACTCTTCGAGCAGCGACAGGTGCGCAAGGTGTACCGGGCGGTGGTCCATGGACGCATCGAGCCGGCGCAGGGACAGATTCAGGCGCCGATCCGGATGTATGGGTCCGGACGCATGGGCGTTGATCCAGAGCGGGGTAAGCCCAGTGAGACGCGCTATCGAGTGCTGACGTATCTGGGGGAGGCCTATACGCTGCTTGAGGTGCTACCGTTGACCGGCCGCCGCCATCAGATCCGGGTACACTGCTACCATATCGGACATCCCATTGTGGGAGATCTGCGGTATGGCGACCGATCAATGCAGCAACGCTATCCCCGGTTAATGCTGCATGCTTACAGCATCCGTTTCCGGCATCCGAAGGGGCAGGAGCTGGAGATCGTAGCGCCCGTGCCCGAGCGTTTTCAGCAGGTATTCGAAGCGCTCCAGGCGGAGGTTGCAGGAGCCGTAACGGACCATTCAGCTACCACTTCATCCCCTTCGAGCACATAA
- a CDS encoding F0F1 ATP synthase subunit epsilon, translated as MARTLFVEIVAPDRRVFRGEALSVRAPGVEGSFEVLYNHAPMVAAITVGPLFVTTPAGERITFATSGGFVEVLGNTVTILAETAEPASEIDVERARAAEQRALERLQKAQTPEERAEAEAALERARNRLRVAMGQVGQRIHP; from the coding sequence ATGGCACGAACCCTTTTTGTGGAAATCGTTGCGCCTGACCGACGCGTATTTCGAGGCGAAGCGCTCAGCGTACGCGCGCCCGGCGTGGAGGGCTCGTTCGAGGTGCTCTACAACCACGCCCCTATGGTGGCAGCCATCACGGTAGGCCCCCTCTTTGTAACCACGCCGGCTGGAGAACGCATCACCTTTGCTACAAGCGGCGGTTTCGTCGAAGTGCTGGGCAATACGGTGACCATCCTGGCCGAGACAGCCGAACCAGCTTCCGAGATCGATGTTGAGCGAGCCCGCGCTGCCGAACAGCGCGCCCTCGAACGCCTCCAGAAGGCCCAGACGCCTGAAGAACGCGCCGAGGCAGAAGCCGCCCTGGAGCGCGCTCGGAATCGTCTGCGCGTAGCCATGGGACAGGTCGGCCAGCGCATTCATCCCTGA